A DNA window from Actinokineospora baliensis contains the following coding sequences:
- the msrA gene encoding peptide-methionine (S)-S-oxide reductase MsrA yields MTLFRRDKTRIVAADQALPGRQEPMVVPTAHTVYPDRRIVPPFPEGTSTAVFAMGCFWGPERVYWNVPGVHSTAVGYVGGYTPNPTYEEVCSGMTGHTEAVLVVFDPKQVSYDDLLKIFWEGHDPTQGLRQGNDLGSQYRSALYYADDAQKAAIEKSLAAYQDVLTRAGYGQITTEVEPTGDFFYAEDYHQQYLSDQKNPNGYCGMGGTGVSCPIGLGVQEN; encoded by the coding sequence ATGACGCTGTTCAGGCGGGACAAGACTCGTATTGTCGCAGCCGACCAGGCACTGCCGGGTCGCCAGGAGCCGATGGTGGTCCCGACGGCGCACACGGTGTACCCCGACCGGCGTATCGTGCCGCCGTTCCCCGAGGGCACCAGCACCGCTGTGTTCGCCATGGGCTGCTTCTGGGGCCCCGAGCGTGTCTACTGGAACGTCCCCGGCGTGCACTCCACCGCCGTGGGCTACGTCGGCGGCTACACCCCCAACCCCACCTATGAGGAAGTCTGCTCCGGCATGACCGGCCACACCGAGGCCGTCCTCGTGGTGTTCGACCCCAAGCAGGTCAGCTACGACGACCTGCTCAAGATCTTCTGGGAAGGCCACGACCCCACCCAGGGCCTGCGCCAGGGCAACGACCTCGGCAGCCAGTACCGCTCGGCCCTGTACTACGCCGACGACGCCCAGAAGGCCGCCATCGAGAAGTCTTTGGCCGCCTACCAGGACGTCCTCACCCGCGCGGGCTACGGCCAAATCACCACAGAGGTAGAACCCACAGGCGACTTCTTCTACGCCGAGGACTACCACCAGCAGTACCTGAGCGACCAAAAGAACCCCAACGGCTACTGCGGCATGGGCGGCACTGGTGTCTCCTGCCCCATCGGCCTGGGAGTCCAGGAGAACTAG
- a CDS encoding gamma-glutamyltransferase family protein has product MFTTRPELVGTFGMVASTHWLASAAGMAVLEDGGNAFDAAVAAGFVLQVVEPHLNGPGGEVPAVFTTATDPTPRVLCGQGVAPAGATVEHYRGLGLDLIPGSGLLATTVPGAWDGWLTLLRDHGTKRLSDVLKYAIGYARNGFPLLDRVPAVVNTVRELFTDHWPTSGALWFGATGSRFANPGLADTWEKLSRASGTREAEIEAARRAWSQGFVAEAVDSFCRKAFRDDSGRDHTGVLTGQDMADWSATYEPATTADFGPWTLAKCGPWTQGPVLLQQLRLLEHTTLSYADGIPTADTVHTALEATKLAFADREAWYGDAEVPVDLLLSREYAAERARLIESTASHELRPGGPNPRLPHYPSAPEHLSGAIGEPTVRADGSTKGDTVHIDVVDRWGNMISATPSGGWLQSSPTIPELGFCLGSRAQMFWLDEGLPNTLAPGKRPRITLTPSLALHEGIPRIAFGTPGGDGQDQWQLCFWLAHTVGGLNLQAAIDAPAWHSNAVPSSFYPRDFVPGEAHVESRLGQSTIAELRARGHGVVDVGPWTLGRLSAVSRESNGLLRAAANPRGMQGYAVGR; this is encoded by the coding sequence GTGTTCACCACCAGGCCCGAGCTCGTGGGCACCTTCGGCATGGTCGCGTCCACCCACTGGCTCGCCTCCGCCGCCGGGATGGCGGTCCTCGAGGACGGCGGCAACGCCTTCGACGCGGCGGTTGCGGCCGGGTTCGTGCTCCAGGTCGTCGAGCCGCACCTGAATGGCCCCGGTGGTGAGGTCCCAGCGGTGTTCACCACCGCCACCGATCCCACGCCAAGAGTCCTGTGCGGGCAAGGGGTCGCGCCCGCAGGGGCGACGGTCGAGCACTACCGCGGGCTGGGGTTGGACCTGATCCCAGGCAGCGGACTCCTGGCCACAACCGTGCCCGGAGCGTGGGACGGTTGGCTCACCTTGCTGCGGGACCACGGGACCAAGCGCCTGAGCGACGTCCTCAAGTACGCGATCGGCTACGCGCGCAACGGTTTCCCGCTCCTGGACCGGGTGCCCGCGGTGGTCAACACCGTGCGGGAGCTGTTCACCGACCATTGGCCCACGTCAGGCGCGTTGTGGTTCGGCGCGACCGGTAGTCGGTTTGCGAATCCGGGTTTGGCGGATACCTGGGAGAAGCTCAGCCGGGCCAGCGGGACGCGCGAGGCCGAGATCGAGGCGGCGCGGCGGGCGTGGTCGCAGGGGTTTGTGGCTGAGGCGGTGGATTCGTTCTGCCGCAAGGCTTTTCGGGATGATTCTGGGCGGGATCACACGGGTGTGCTCACGGGTCAGGACATGGCCGACTGGTCCGCGACCTACGAGCCCGCGACCACTGCTGACTTCGGCCCGTGGACGTTGGCCAAGTGTGGCCCGTGGACCCAGGGACCTGTTCTCCTGCAACAACTCCGCCTGCTCGAACACACCACCCTGTCTTACGCGGACGGAATCCCCACCGCCGACACCGTGCACACCGCCCTGGAGGCCACCAAGCTCGCCTTCGCCGATCGCGAAGCCTGGTACGGCGACGCCGAGGTCCCTGTGGATCTCCTGCTCTCCCGCGAGTACGCCGCCGAACGGGCCCGGCTCATCGAAAGCACCGCCTCCCACGAACTCCGCCCCGGCGGCCCCAACCCCCGCCTCCCGCATTACCCCAGCGCGCCCGAACACCTCTCCGGCGCCATCGGCGAACCCACGGTCCGCGCGGACGGGTCCACCAAGGGCGACACCGTGCACATCGACGTCGTCGACCGGTGGGGGAACATGATCTCCGCGACCCCGTCCGGTGGCTGGTTGCAGTCGTCGCCCACCATCCCCGAGCTGGGGTTCTGCCTGGGCAGCCGCGCGCAGATGTTCTGGCTGGACGAGGGGCTGCCGAACACTCTGGCCCCCGGCAAGCGCCCGAGGATCACCCTCACCCCGAGCCTGGCCCTGCACGAGGGCATCCCCCGGATCGCGTTCGGCACCCCGGGCGGTGACGGCCAGGACCAGTGGCAGTTGTGCTTCTGGCTGGCCCACACGGTCGGCGGGCTCAACCTCCAGGCCGCGATCGATGCCCCCGCGTGGCACTCCAACGCGGTGCCGAGCTCGTTCTACCCGCGCGATTTCGTCCCCGGCGAGGCGCACGTCGAGTCGCGCCTCGGGCAGTCCACGATCGCCGAGCTGCGCGCCAGGGGCCACGGGGTCGTCGACGTCGGTCCCTGGACGTTGGGGCGGCTATCTGCTGTTTCACGTGAATCAAACGGCCTGCTGCGGGCCGCCGCGAACCCCAGGGGCATGCAGGGCTACGCGGTGGGCCGCTAG
- a CDS encoding DUF1697 domain-containing protein → MTGYAALLRGVNVGGRAKLPMADLRAVLTGLGYADVRTLLQSGNAVLSTDAAAEEVEQEVERALLAEVGLKTRCLVRTGDELRAVLAAAPFPEATDGSKMVAAFVSATPDSPEFDPATLDPGRVVVGDRVIYQWCPDGISNSPLVVPAVEKKWGVAVTARNFNTVTKLAALF, encoded by the coding sequence ATGACCGGCTACGCGGCACTGCTGCGCGGGGTGAACGTCGGCGGACGGGCGAAGCTGCCGATGGCCGACCTGCGCGCGGTGCTGACCGGACTCGGGTACGCCGACGTGCGGACGCTGCTGCAGAGCGGCAACGCCGTGCTGAGCACCGACGCTGCGGCCGAGGAGGTCGAGCAGGAGGTGGAGCGGGCGCTGCTCGCCGAGGTTGGGCTGAAAACGCGGTGCCTGGTGCGCACCGGCGACGAACTGCGGGCGGTACTGGCGGCCGCGCCCTTCCCGGAGGCGACCGACGGGTCGAAGATGGTCGCCGCGTTCGTCTCGGCCACTCCAGACTCGCCCGAGTTCGACCCGGCCACGCTGGACCCCGGGCGGGTGGTGGTCGGCGACCGGGTGATCTACCAGTGGTGCCCGGACGGGATCAGCAACTCGCCGCTCGTGGTCCCCGCGGTCGAGAAGAAGTGGGGCGTGGCCGTGACGGCCCGCAACTTCAACACGGTCACCAAGCTGGCCGCCCTGTTCTAG
- a CDS encoding oxidoreductase, with product MSTTPEGEPEAQSPGWTAADIPRLDGRTFIVTGGNSGLGFQTCRALAAKGAQVILTARDPEKGQEAVDAIVAEHPEATVETRVLDLADLDSVEVFAAGIREVDVLVNNAGVMMPPRTTSAQGYELQFAVNHLGHFALTARLLDVLTQGADPRVVTVTSFLHRRGRIHFDDLHGEHKYSRTGYYSQSKLANVVFGLELHRRLRLNGVALTSTMAHPGYAATNLQSSGPSGLMKLALKVSNRLSAQDAEMGALPQLFAAVSQDVEGGQLIGPDGRKEQKGYPKVVFPLEAARDRELAKRLWDTSEELTGLTFGLAAR from the coding sequence ATGAGCACGACACCAGAAGGTGAGCCGGAGGCCCAGTCCCCCGGTTGGACCGCCGCCGACATCCCCCGGTTGGATGGCCGGACCTTCATCGTCACCGGTGGCAACAGCGGACTCGGCTTCCAGACCTGCCGCGCGCTCGCCGCCAAGGGCGCCCAGGTCATCCTCACCGCACGGGACCCGGAGAAGGGGCAGGAGGCGGTCGACGCGATCGTCGCCGAGCACCCGGAGGCGACTGTCGAGACCCGCGTGCTCGACCTGGCCGACCTCGACAGCGTCGAGGTGTTCGCCGCGGGAATCCGCGAGGTCGACGTGCTGGTCAACAACGCGGGCGTGATGATGCCGCCGCGCACCACCAGCGCCCAGGGCTACGAACTGCAGTTCGCGGTCAACCACCTCGGCCACTTCGCGCTCACCGCCCGGCTGCTCGACGTGCTGACCCAGGGCGCCGACCCGCGCGTGGTCACCGTCACCTCGTTCCTGCACCGCCGCGGCCGGATCCACTTCGACGACCTGCACGGCGAGCACAAGTACTCGCGCACCGGCTACTACTCGCAGTCCAAGCTGGCCAACGTGGTGTTCGGCCTCGAACTGCACCGCAGGCTCCGGCTCAACGGCGTCGCCCTCACCAGCACCATGGCCCACCCCGGCTACGCCGCGACGAACCTGCAGTCCAGCGGGCCGTCCGGGCTGATGAAGCTGGCGCTGAAGGTGTCCAACCGGCTCTCCGCCCAGGACGCCGAGATGGGGGCGCTGCCGCAGCTGTTCGCCGCCGTGTCGCAGGACGTCGAAGGCGGGCAGCTGATCGGGCCGGACGGGCGCAAGGAGCAGAAGGGCTACCCGAAGGTCGTCTTCCCGCTGGAAGCCGCCCGCGACCGCGAGCTCGCCAAGCGGCTGTGGGACACCAGCGAGGAACTGACCGGGCTCACCTTCGGCCTCGCCGCGCGATGA
- a CDS encoding aldo/keto reductase, whose protein sequence is MELRHLGESGLVVSAVGLGCNNLGRPGTAAESLAGSRELVSAAIDAGVTLFDVADVYGAPRGRSEELLGQALVGRRERAVVATKFGLDMQGVNGPDFSARGSRRYVRRAAETSLRRLGTDWIDLYQLHRPDPGTPIEETLSALDDLVRDGLVRYAGVCNLAAWQLADVCWTARTERVGPVVSTQNHYSLLERDAEREIVPACQRFSVSLLPYFPLANGLLTGKYARDEQPPAGSRLAGRQRLLADAPWDRIEKLRAFADERGISMATLAIGWLAAQPTVGSVIAGATTPEQVTANAAAANWRPSADDLVAIDGICRVRHSPVGAALNGR, encoded by the coding sequence GTGGAGCTCCGTCACCTGGGTGAGTCAGGACTGGTGGTCAGCGCCGTCGGTCTCGGCTGCAACAACCTGGGCCGACCGGGCACGGCCGCTGAGTCGCTGGCGGGTTCGCGCGAGCTGGTGTCCGCGGCGATCGACGCCGGGGTGACGCTGTTCGACGTGGCCGACGTGTACGGGGCGCCGCGCGGTCGCAGCGAGGAGTTGCTCGGCCAGGCCCTGGTGGGGCGGCGGGAGCGGGCGGTCGTCGCGACGAAGTTCGGCCTGGACATGCAGGGCGTCAACGGGCCGGACTTCAGTGCCCGTGGTTCCCGCCGGTACGTGCGCCGGGCGGCGGAGACCTCGCTGCGCAGGCTGGGCACGGACTGGATCGACCTCTACCAACTGCACCGACCGGACCCGGGGACGCCGATCGAGGAGACCCTCTCGGCGCTCGACGACCTGGTGCGCGACGGCCTGGTCCGGTACGCGGGGGTGTGCAACCTGGCCGCCTGGCAGTTGGCCGACGTGTGCTGGACCGCGCGGACCGAGCGCGTCGGTCCCGTGGTGTCGACGCAGAACCACTACTCGCTGCTCGAGCGCGACGCCGAGCGCGAGATCGTGCCCGCTTGCCAGCGGTTCTCGGTCAGCCTGCTGCCGTACTTCCCGCTGGCCAATGGCCTGTTGACCGGCAAGTACGCCCGCGACGAGCAGCCGCCCGCTGGCAGCAGGCTCGCGGGTAGGCAGCGATTGCTCGCCGACGCGCCCTGGGACCGGATCGAGAAGTTGCGCGCGTTCGCCGATGAGCGCGGGATCAGCATGGCCACTCTGGCCATCGGCTGGCTGGCGGCCCAACCGACGGTCGGCTCGGTGATCGCGGGCGCGACGACCCCCGAACAGGTGACCGCCAACGCGGCGGCGGCGAACTGGCGGCCCAGCGCGGACGACCTGGTGGCGATCGACGGCATCTGCCGCGTGCGACACAGTCCGGTGGGGGCCGCGCTGAACGGGCGTTAA
- a CDS encoding SDR family NAD(P)-dependent oxidoreductase: MQIDGTAAIVTGGASGLGGATARALAAAGAKVFALDLPSSISSAAEVEGVTYVAADVTDPEQVEAAVAQAAGGSAPLRIVVNCAGIGPSARILSKRGPHDLGLFRKVVEVNLIGTFNVVTLAAAEIAKTEPVDAHGQRGAVINTASIAAFDGQVGQAAYAASKGGVVGLTLPAARDLATSGIRVTTIAPGIIDTPMLATVSDEFRAALAEGVPFPKRLGNPDEYAALALSIIAQDYLNGEVIRIDGALRMAPR, from the coding sequence ATGCAGATCGACGGGACCGCGGCCATCGTCACCGGAGGCGCGTCCGGCCTCGGCGGCGCGACCGCCCGAGCCCTCGCGGCGGCGGGTGCGAAGGTCTTCGCGCTGGACCTGCCGTCGTCGATCTCCTCGGCGGCCGAGGTCGAGGGCGTCACCTACGTCGCGGCCGATGTGACCGACCCCGAGCAGGTCGAGGCCGCTGTCGCCCAGGCAGCCGGTGGGTCGGCCCCGCTGCGGATCGTGGTCAACTGCGCCGGGATCGGCCCGTCGGCGCGCATCCTGTCCAAGCGCGGCCCGCACGACCTCGGCCTGTTCCGCAAGGTCGTCGAGGTCAACCTGATCGGCACGTTCAACGTCGTCACCCTGGCCGCGGCCGAGATCGCCAAGACCGAGCCGGTCGACGCGCACGGCCAGCGCGGTGCCGTGATCAACACGGCCTCCATCGCCGCGTTCGACGGCCAGGTCGGCCAGGCCGCCTACGCCGCGTCCAAGGGCGGTGTCGTCGGGCTGACCCTGCCCGCCGCCCGCGACCTGGCCACCTCCGGCATCCGGGTCACCACCATCGCCCCCGGCATCATCGACACCCCGATGCTGGCCACCGTCAGCGATGAGTTCCGCGCGGCGCTGGCCGAGGGCGTCCCGTTCCCCAAGCGCCTGGGCAACCCCGACGAGTACGCCGCCCTGGCACTGTCGATCATCGCCCAGGACTACCTCAACGGCGAGGTCATCCGCATCGACGGCGCGCTGCGGATGGCCCCCAGGTAG